The proteins below are encoded in one region of Patescibacteria group bacterium:
- a CDS encoding RluA family pseudouridine synthase: MSPRIIFEDDALLVIDKPAGVVVNRAETAAKSETIQDFAEFKILNLKFKIVTEIEKEFASRAGIVHRLDKDTSGVLVIAKTPQAFENLKNQFKNRETTKKYLALVHGEVYPAAGTIKAPIERNPFNRMHFGVFPGGRKAETKYRMLNYLKDLKNFKFTYLECEPKTGRTHQIRVHLKYLNHPLVSDPIYAGRKQSKQDLTWCPRLFLHAASLTFRHPVTDEVMSFSLPLPSDLQSALDKLVKVD, translated from the coding sequence ATGTCTCCACGAATTATCTTCGAAGACGACGCACTTCTGGTGATTGATAAACCTGCGGGAGTGGTAGTTAACCGGGCGGAAACAGCCGCGAAATCAGAGACGATTCAGGATTTCGCGGAATTTAAAATTTTAAATTTAAAATTTAAAATTGTAACGGAAATAGAAAAGGAGTTTGCCAGCCGGGCGGGTATTGTCCATCGGTTAGATAAAGACACTTCAGGTGTACTGGTAATCGCCAAGACTCCCCAGGCATTCGAGAACTTAAAGAATCAATTTAAAAACCGGGAAACGACCAAAAAGTACCTGGCCCTGGTTCACGGGGAAGTCTATCCCGCCGCTGGCACGATAAAAGCCCCAATTGAACGCAATCCCTTTAACCGGATGCATTTTGGTGTTTTTCCCGGAGGAAGAAAGGCGGAAACGAAATATCGGATGCTTAACTATCTTAAGGATCTTAAGAATTTTAAGTTCACTTACCTCGAATGCGAACCGAAAACGGGCCGAACTCATCAAATTCGGGTTCATTTAAAATACCTCAACCATCCCCTCGTTTCTGATCCGATTTACGCAGGAAGAAAACAGTCGAAACAGGATCTAACCTGGTGTCCGCGGCTTTTTTTACACGCCGCTTCACTGACTTTTCGTCATCCGGTAACGGACGAAGTGATGTCATTTTCTTTGCCGCTGCCTTCCGATCTTCAGAGTGCATTAGATAAGCTGGTCAAAGTAGACTAA
- a CDS encoding cation:proton antiporter — protein MVSLLVVFLVAFLGAWVAKKLNQPVLTGYLLAGLISTIILGPVFQTADLNELADLGLAFLMFVVGMEFSFRRLSRVRNIAVFGAIIQMVLTTIIFSFFTGSILTGVVFSLSSTAIVVKLLSERGELDTLPSEIMVGWLLVQDLAVVPILTVLPAISVGGSLNSMVSALTFSLLKAAVLLYLVLILGKKIVPRLLTKVAETGSREVLLIAVVGLVLLSAAVTSYFGLSFALGAFLAGLLIAEGASQHAIFSEIRPLRDVFAVVFFVTLGVLVSPQFLAANWLMVLKFTLLVILVKFVVSLAVTLFFKYHLKTALQVGLSLTQVGEFAFVVARLGLSGSLIDQNTYSLILAVTILTMMVTPWQLGLAVSVYEDLRKLAARWSPRLYDLLFSSFDHYRKEHSEVELSDHVVICGHGRVGKHITRILAMAGVPYVVVDYNHNVTSELAATGVPTVLGDPTDREVLAFSGIGRAKAVMVAVPDRYSQELIIENALNLRPGVAIVCRSHFEEDHRRLYALGATAVVSPELEAGLSMSHRVLDSLGVDKVRTATYLKQARREVQ, from the coding sequence ATGGTATCTCTGTTGGTAGTTTTCCTGGTGGCTTTTTTAGGCGCCTGGGTTGCCAAGAAACTTAATCAGCCTGTTTTAACCGGTTATCTTCTGGCCGGTTTAATTTCGACAATTATCCTCGGTCCGGTTTTCCAGACAGCGGATCTTAACGAACTGGCAGATCTGGGGCTGGCTTTTTTAATGTTTGTCGTGGGGATGGAATTTTCTTTCCGCAGGCTTAGCCGGGTGCGCAATATTGCCGTTTTCGGAGCTATTATCCAGATGGTTCTAACGACCATAATTTTCTCCTTCTTTACCGGATCGATCCTTACCGGCGTAGTGTTTTCTCTGTCATCGACGGCGATTGTCGTGAAGCTGCTGTCGGAAAGGGGAGAGCTCGATACGCTCCCGTCGGAAATTATGGTTGGCTGGCTTTTGGTTCAGGATCTGGCGGTCGTGCCGATTTTAACCGTTTTGCCCGCCATATCCGTGGGCGGTTCGCTTAACTCGATGGTTTCCGCCCTGACTTTTTCGCTTCTTAAGGCAGCGGTTTTACTGTACCTCGTTTTAATTCTCGGCAAAAAGATTGTGCCCAGGCTTTTAACCAAGGTAGCAGAAACCGGCAGTCGGGAAGTGCTTCTAATTGCTGTTGTAGGGCTGGTCTTGCTTTCGGCAGCAGTAACCAGTTATTTTGGTCTGTCTTTTGCTCTCGGGGCGTTTCTGGCCGGGCTATTAATTGCTGAGGGAGCTTCGCAGCACGCGATTTTCAGCGAGATCCGGCCCCTGCGGGATGTGTTTGCCGTGGTCTTTTTTGTGACGCTCGGGGTTTTGGTTTCGCCGCAGTTTTTGGCAGCTAATTGGTTAATGGTTCTTAAATTTACCCTCTTGGTAATTCTTGTAAAGTTTGTCGTCAGCCTGGCGGTAACTCTGTTTTTCAAATACCATTTAAAAACGGCTTTACAGGTTGGTTTATCTTTAACTCAGGTAGGAGAATTTGCTTTTGTGGTGGCTCGCCTCGGGCTTTCCGGAAGTTTGATAGACCAAAACACCTACTCTTTAATTCTGGCGGTGACAATTTTAACAATGATGGTGACACCCTGGCAGCTTGGTTTAGCGGTGTCCGTTTATGAAGATCTGCGAAAACTGGCAGCGCGCTGGTCGCCCCGGCTCTACGACCTTTTATTCTCCAGTTTTGATCATTACCGCAAGGAACATTCGGAAGTGGAACTTTCCGATCATGTGGTCATTTGCGGCCACGGCCGGGTAGGAAAACATATCACGAGAATTCTGGCTATGGCCGGCGTGCCCTATGTCGTGGTGGACTATAATCACAATGTTACTTCGGAACTGGCAGCAACCGGGGTCCCCACAGTTTTGGGTGATCCGACCGACCGGGAAGTCCTGGCTTTTTCCGGTATCGGTCGGGCGAAAGCAGTCATGGTGGCAGTGCCGGACCGTTATTCTCAGGAATTAATTATTGAAAACGCCTTGAACCTTCGCCCGGGCGTCGCGATTGTCTGCCGGTCGCACTTTGAAGAAGACCACCGGCGGCTCTACGCTTTGGGGGCCACGGCGGTGGTTTCGCCGGAGCTTGAAGCCGGGCTGTCCATGAGCCACCGGGTCCTGGACTCTCTGGGAGTAGACAAGGTGCGGACAGCAACTTATCTTAAGCAAGCGAGAAGAGAAGTACAGTAA
- a CDS encoding RNHCP domain-containing protein, with the protein MPKFIARNDPFVCEHCRKKVEPIKYGGSYRNHCPYCLWSKHVDSDMPGDRANSCQGLMEPVAVTTRRTGEFVLTHRCVKCGFERFNRIAGDDDFAKITELSTRH; encoded by the coding sequence ATGCCTAAATTTATTGCCAGGAATGACCCGTTCGTTTGCGAACACTGCCGTAAAAAGGTAGAACCAATTAAATATGGCGGTTCTTACCGCAACCACTGCCCATACTGTCTTTGGAGCAAGCACGTGGATAGCGATATGCCCGGCGACCGGGCCAATTCCTGCCAGGGTTTAATGGAACCCGTGGCCGTTACCACCCGGCGTACCGGGGAATTTGTCTTAACCCACCGCTGCGTCAAATGCGGCTTTGAACGCTTTAACCGGATTGCAGGCGACGATGATTTTGCTAAAATAACGGAGTTAAGTACCAGGCACTAA
- the tgt gene encoding tRNA guanosine(34) transglycosylase Tgt produces the protein MFKFEITASDKRARVGKLTTPHGVVETPVFLPVGTQASVKSLTPEDLEKIGTQMILANTYHLYLRPGADAVSKMGGLHEFMHWDRPILTDSGGFQVFSLGFGIEHQVGKMIDLFAKDMVLGETIAVDPKELVVRTKLCKIEEDGPTFQSHIDGTVHFFSPEISVETQQKLGSDFIVALDECTSPLHDYEYTQLSMKRSHRWELRSLNHMRSFAKARDGLSQAMFGVIQGGPFEDLRIESAKFVSENDFFGVGVGGALVSKAKMKEILDWIHPHLHPGKPRHLLGIGTVDDIFEGVERGVDIFDCVHPTRIARMGWLLVKNGTVDINKSIYSLDKKSIEEGCNCYTCQNYSRAYLHHLFRARELLAYRLATIHNLYFMDQLMKKIRKAIREKRFAKLKADWLQ, from the coding sequence GTGTTTAAATTTGAAATTACCGCTTCAGATAAACGCGCCCGGGTTGGAAAACTAACCACGCCTCATGGAGTAGTGGAGACCCCTGTTTTTTTGCCGGTCGGAACACAGGCCAGTGTCAAATCTCTGACTCCGGAAGATCTCGAAAAAATCGGAACCCAAATGATCCTGGCCAACACTTATCATTTATATCTTCGCCCGGGAGCGGATGCGGTATCCAAGATGGGGGGACTGCATGAGTTTATGCACTGGGACCGGCCAATTCTGACAGATTCGGGCGGGTTTCAGGTTTTCAGTTTGGGTTTTGGCATTGAACACCAGGTCGGCAAAATGATTGACCTGTTTGCCAAGGACATGGTTTTGGGAGAAACAATCGCGGTTGATCCCAAAGAACTGGTGGTGCGGACCAAACTGTGCAAAATTGAAGAAGACGGCCCGACTTTTCAGTCGCATATTGACGGGACAGTGCACTTCTTTTCGCCGGAAATTTCGGTGGAAACTCAGCAGAAACTAGGCTCAGATTTTATTGTCGCTTTGGATGAATGTACCAGCCCATTACATGACTACGAATACACCCAGCTTTCAATGAAAAGAAGCCATCGCTGGGAATTAAGATCACTTAATCATATGCGATCCTTTGCTAAAGCTCGGGATGGCCTTTCACAGGCCATGTTTGGCGTCATACAAGGAGGCCCGTTTGAAGATTTGCGGATCGAATCGGCTAAATTTGTTTCGGAGAATGATTTTTTTGGTGTCGGGGTTGGCGGAGCCCTGGTTTCCAAGGCAAAAATGAAAGAAATTCTTGACTGGATTCACCCGCATTTACATCCGGGAAAACCCCGGCATTTGCTGGGTATCGGGACAGTAGACGATATTTTTGAGGGAGTTGAGCGGGGAGTCGATATTTTTGACTGTGTTCACCCGACCCGGATCGCCCGGATGGGCTGGCTGCTGGTTAAAAACGGCACGGTAGATATCAATAAAAGTATTTATTCTTTAGACAAAAAATCTATAGAGGAGGGGTGTAATTGTTATACTTGCCAAAATTATTCCCGGGCGTACCTTCATCATTTATTCCGTGCTAGAGAACTATTGGCTTATCGTTTGGCGACAATTCATAATTTGTACTTCATGGACCAGCTGATGAAGAAAATCCGGAAGGCCATTCGTGAAAAAAGGTTTGCAAAACTGAAAGCGGATTGGCTACAATAA
- a CDS encoding LCP family protein: protein MRRRSAHRRKGGNFYGGLILLLILGGLALGVWKALPLLPSLLKGTHTHYDRINIVLGGRQTVLVSYNQIGKSAVVVKLPGDLYLTEVIHGYGQYKVSSVYPAGELDHRGGETLAGTVQEYLGVPVDGYYYTNRTLGDLKTFFLSPEFLFEAKSNISLLDRLELAIDLAGVRFDKIQSVDLEKVASPLVLADGSTAISLEKEEVDSALSGMFSESRLQDENLRVEVINTTEATGLGSRAQRLLSNIGLTVVNVDSREPALPTCQIQADSTAFSSLTVSRIAAIYGCKIEKKDDGSRAAVTVMLGQNYADYLTK, encoded by the coding sequence ATGAGACGCAGATCTGCCCATCGGCGCAAAGGGGGGAATTTTTATGGTGGCCTAATCCTTCTGTTAATTCTCGGTGGCTTGGCTTTAGGCGTTTGGAAAGCCCTGCCACTATTGCCATCGCTTCTAAAAGGAACTCATACTCATTATGATCGCATCAATATTGTTCTTGGAGGTCGGCAGACGGTTTTGGTTTCCTATAACCAGATCGGTAAATCCGCTGTTGTCGTCAAATTGCCGGGTGATTTATATCTTACGGAAGTGATTCATGGCTACGGGCAATATAAAGTTTCTTCGGTTTATCCGGCAGGAGAATTGGACCATCGCGGAGGGGAAACTCTGGCCGGAACAGTGCAGGAATATCTGGGCGTGCCGGTTGACGGTTATTATTACACAAACCGAACTCTGGGAGACCTTAAGACCTTTTTTCTTTCGCCGGAGTTTCTATTTGAGGCCAAATCAAATATCAGTCTTTTAGACCGGCTCGAACTGGCAATCGACCTTGCCGGGGTGCGTTTTGACAAGATACAATCTGTCGATTTGGAAAAAGTGGCTTCGCCGTTAGTGTTGGCTGACGGCTCGACAGCGATCAGTTTAGAAAAAGAAGAGGTAGATAGCGCCCTTTCAGGGATGTTTTCTGAAAGCCGCCTGCAGGATGAAAATTTGCGGGTCGAAGTTATTAACACGACCGAAGCCACCGGACTGGGCAGCCGGGCCCAACGACTGCTTTCCAATATCGGGTTAACGGTGGTTAATGTCGACAGCCGGGAACCGGCTTTGCCCACCTGCCAAATTCAAGCAGACAGCACCGCGTTTTCTTCGCTCACCGTCAGCCGGATTGCTGCTATTTACGGGTGTAAAATAGAAAAGAAAGACGACGGCAGCCGGGCGGCAGTGACCGTTATGCTGGGCCAAAATTACGCTGATTATTTAACAAAATGA
- a CDS encoding tetratricopeptide repeat protein — protein MTNLCDDAIKAALCNDWKLAVDLNTRILKEKDNEADVDCLNRLGKAYLELGDNKKAATIFRKVLKIDRYDSIATRNLSRALSTTPSKKTPHPACTPTVTISSSPNFLEEPGRTKLVALVNLAPMRTLLRLNQADQVHLECKRHTVVATDIEANYLGSLPDDLGHRLGILIKGGNRYTALVKSVSKSQLIIFIRELSRVKKFADTPSFVGSNQDYFSFIRDELLTETPPVTETEDDESSITSKLHADEEPEAT, from the coding sequence ATGACCAACCTCTGCGACGACGCTATCAAGGCCGCCCTCTGTAATGACTGGAAACTCGCTGTTGACCTCAACACCCGGATACTTAAGGAAAAGGATAACGAAGCTGATGTTGACTGCCTCAACCGTCTGGGGAAAGCTTATTTGGAGCTTGGTGACAATAAAAAAGCCGCTACAATCTTTCGGAAAGTTTTAAAAATTGACCGCTACGATTCCATCGCCACCCGCAACCTGTCCCGGGCGCTCTCAACAACCCCGTCTAAAAAAACTCCCCATCCCGCCTGCACTCCCACGGTTACCATCAGCTCTTCACCCAATTTTCTGGAAGAGCCGGGCCGCACCAAGTTAGTCGCCCTGGTGAATCTGGCACCCATGCGGACTTTGCTGAGACTCAACCAGGCAGACCAGGTTCATTTGGAATGCAAACGACACACGGTTGTGGCCACCGACATCGAAGCAAACTATCTTGGTTCTCTGCCCGATGACCTGGGCCACCGCCTGGGAATTTTGATTAAAGGCGGCAACCGCTATACCGCTCTGGTAAAATCCGTTTCCAAAAGCCAGCTAATTATTTTTATCCGGGAACTCTCCAGGGTCAAAAAGTTTGCCGACACGCCCTCGTTCGTCGGAAGCAACCAGGATTATTTCAGCTTTATTCGTGACGAACTATTAACCGAAACGCCGCCGGTTACAGAAACGGAAGATGATGAGAGTTCGATTACTTCTAAACTTCACGCTGACGAGGAACCTGAGGCAACTTAA
- a CDS encoding YebC/PmpR family DNA-binding transcriptional regulator, producing MSGHSKWATIKRDKGANDAKRGAAFTKLGNAISIAVRQGGGVDPNFNFRLRLAIDKARAANMPKENIQRAIDKGAGKGEGAALTEAVFEGFGPGGAAVIVEAVSDNNTRTASEIRNLFNKHGGNLGTPGSVSYLFTRVGEIEADNGEAVFEKAVEAGALDVEDNFVYTSPEDLHQVSEALGKSGSLVFRPNKETMVEVADEETKSKLNNLLEALDSLDDVQEIYVNAR from the coding sequence ATGTCCGGACACTCAAAATGGGCCACAATTAAAAGAGACAAGGGCGCTAATGACGCCAAACGTGGCGCGGCTTTTACTAAGCTGGGCAACGCGATTTCCATCGCTGTCCGGCAGGGTGGAGGCGTTGACCCGAACTTTAACTTCCGGTTGCGGCTGGCCATCGACAAAGCTCGGGCAGCTAACATGCCCAAGGAAAACATTCAGCGGGCAATCGATAAAGGGGCCGGAAAAGGGGAAGGAGCAGCTCTGACAGAAGCGGTTTTTGAAGGTTTTGGCCCAGGCGGGGCAGCTGTAATAGTTGAAGCGGTTTCGGATAATAACACCCGCACTGCGTCGGAAATCCGCAACCTTTTTAATAAACATGGCGGCAATCTGGGCACGCCCGGGTCAGTTTCCTATCTTTTTACCCGGGTAGGGGAAATTGAAGCGGATAACGGCGAAGCGGTGTTTGAAAAGGCGGTCGAAGCCGGAGCTCTCGATGTGGAGGACAATTTCGTCTATACTAGTCCTGAGGACTTGCACCAGGTTAGTGAAGCTTTGGGTAAATCAGGGAGCTTGGTATTCCGGCCGAATAAGGAAACCATGGTAGAGGTGGCTGATGAAGAAACGAAGTCAAAGTTAAATAATTTATTGGAGGCCCTGGACAGCTTAGATGATGTCCAGGAAATTTATGTCAACGCCCGATAA
- the ruvC gene encoding crossover junction endodeoxyribonuclease RuvC codes for MLILGIDPGTARLGYGLIRNGKADALTFVDAGCLETSLETPMPERLLYLQGEIGKILAKHKPDVLAIEALFFGINAKTAIAVGQARGVVLAEAARYKIPVFEYQGLSVKFAITGFGRAKKKEIQEGVRQILKMDKIIKPDDAADGLAIAITHHIKQSMKRQAESVKKKTKH; via the coding sequence ATGTTAATTCTTGGTATTGATCCCGGCACGGCCCGTTTGGGTTACGGTTTAATCAGAAATGGTAAGGCCGATGCCTTGACCTTTGTAGATGCCGGCTGTCTGGAAACCTCATTGGAAACACCGATGCCCGAGCGGCTGTTATATCTTCAGGGAGAAATTGGTAAAATTCTGGCCAAACACAAACCGGATGTTTTGGCGATCGAAGCGCTGTTTTTTGGCATTAACGCCAAAACCGCCATTGCTGTCGGGCAGGCGAGAGGGGTGGTTTTGGCCGAGGCGGCCAGATATAAAATCCCCGTTTTTGAATACCAAGGACTGTCTGTCAAGTTTGCCATTACGGGATTCGGCCGGGCCAAGAAGAAGGAGATTCAGGAAGGAGTCCGGCAAATTCTTAAAATGGATAAAATTATTAAGCCTGACGATGCGGCTGACGGGCTGGCGATAGCGATTACCCACCACATTAAACAGAGCATGAAGCGTCAAGCGGAAAGCGTCAAGAAAAAAACTAAACACTAA
- a CDS encoding tyrosine-type recombinase/integrase encodes MTSDKLLVEYITDFLEYCELDRSLSPLTVKMYGYYLGSFAGWLASQDKPLRPNQLSEDIIREYRLYLSRYVNPIKGPLAKNTQNYFLIALRAFLRFLTKKNVETLAPDLIELGKNRDRQIKFLTRDHLNQMLVQPDTSKSEGLRDRAIMELLFSTGLRVSELTKLDRDKINLDTREFGIIGKGGRARVVFISTAAAESLSRYLTTRQDQARPLFIRYSGKRDETDGGNKMRLTPRSVERMIAKYVRLAKIPVAATPHTLRHTFATDLLSNGADLRSVQEMLGHKNVATTQIYTHVTNKKLKEIHEQFHGK; translated from the coding sequence ATGACTAGTGACAAACTCCTGGTGGAGTACATCACTGACTTTCTGGAGTACTGCGAGCTTGACCGGAGCCTGAGCCCTTTAACCGTTAAGATGTATGGCTACTACTTAGGCAGCTTTGCGGGCTGGTTGGCTTCCCAGGATAAGCCGCTTCGGCCAAACCAATTATCTGAAGATATCATTCGGGAATACCGGCTTTACCTAAGCCGCTATGTGAACCCGATTAAAGGACCGCTGGCCAAGAACACCCAGAATTATTTTCTGATTGCTTTAAGAGCCTTTCTAAGGTTCCTGACGAAAAAAAATGTTGAAACTCTGGCCCCGGATCTGATTGAACTGGGAAAAAACCGGGACCGGCAAATAAAGTTTTTGACCCGCGACCATCTTAATCAGATGTTAGTCCAGCCGGATACTTCAAAGTCTGAGGGTTTGCGGGACCGGGCCATTATGGAATTATTATTCAGTACTGGTTTGCGTGTCAGCGAACTGACAAAACTGGACCGGGACAAAATCAATCTGGATACCCGGGAATTTGGCATTATTGGCAAAGGCGGCCGGGCCCGGGTGGTATTTATATCTACTGCCGCCGCTGAAAGCCTTTCTAGGTACCTTACAACGCGTCAGGATCAGGCACGCCCGTTATTCATACGATATTCGGGTAAACGGGACGAAACTGACGGCGGAAACAAGATGCGGTTAACCCCCCGGTCTGTCGAAAGGATGATTGCTAAGTATGTCCGGCTGGCCAAAATTCCGGTGGCCGCCACGCCGCACACTTTGCGCCATACTTTTGCCACGGATCTTCTAAGTAATGGTGCGGATTTACGATCGGTACAAGAAATGTTGGGCCACAAGAATGTGGCGACCACGCAGATTTATACCCATGTGACCAATAAAAAACTTAAGGAGATTCATGAGCAGTTCCACGGAAAGTGA
- a CDS encoding SIMPL domain-containing protein (The SIMPL domain is named for its presence in mouse protein SIMPL (signalling molecule that associates with mouse pelle-like kinase). Bacterial member BP26, from Brucella, was shown to assemble into a channel-like structure, while YggE from E. coli has been associated with resistance to oxidative stress.): MSESLKTALATIILLFLGLFIYGKFGPGLPLSVSSITTAQPAPFTVSADGKVLAKPDVAQVNLGFTTSGSSVSQVQSQANQTINNISAAVKKLGIGESDIQTTNYNLRPDYDYNSKPQRITGYTIDVNIEVKVRDFGKINQVIDAGTTNGANTVGGLQFTVDNPETYRAQARKLAIDNAEKKAAEIAGESGITLGRLINVSEGNTATPQPLYMDKAVGLGGGTAPSVPTQIEPGTSEISVTVTLSYETR; this comes from the coding sequence GTGTCCGAAAGTCTGAAAACCGCTTTAGCCACTATTATTCTGCTTTTCCTGGGTCTTTTCATTTACGGCAAATTCGGCCCGGGTTTACCGTTATCGGTTAGTTCGATTACCACGGCCCAGCCGGCACCGTTTACCGTTTCCGCCGACGGCAAAGTTTTAGCCAAACCGGATGTGGCCCAAGTTAACCTCGGCTTTACCACCTCTGGTAGTTCGGTATCCCAAGTCCAAAGCCAAGCTAACCAAACCATTAATAATATTTCGGCGGCTGTGAAAAAGTTGGGGATAGGGGAGAGCGACATTCAAACGACCAACTACAACCTTCGTCCCGATTACGACTATAATTCCAAGCCGCAGAGAATTACCGGATACACAATTGATGTGAATATTGAGGTCAAAGTTCGGGATTTCGGCAAGATTAATCAGGTTATCGACGCCGGGACAACCAACGGTGCCAACACGGTTGGCGGGTTACAGTTTACGGTTGATAATCCGGAAACCTATCGCGCGCAGGCCAGAAAGCTGGCCATTGATAACGCCGAGAAGAAAGCTGCCGAAATTGCGGGGGAATCCGGCATCACTTTGGGCCGTCTGATTAATGTTTCCGAAGGCAATACGGCCACTCCCCAGCCATTGTACATGGACAAGGCGGTTGGTTTGGGCGGCGGAACTGCTCCGTCTGTTCCGACCCAAATCGAACCCGGAACTTCGGAAATTTCCGTCACGGTCACATTAAGCTACGAAACGAGGTAG